The Mycobacterium riyadhense sequence GTCGCCGCCAATATCTGGCGTAATGAAGCCATAACCGCGCACCTCGTCGAAACGAACAATTTTCCCTGTTACCCGCACCCTGAACCCCTTCAGCCCTTAACCCAACAAACGGCGATCGTACCGGACCGGTCTACGCGGGCGTGCGGGGTTGGCACCACTAGACTTGCTGCCCGTGGATTCAGCGTCGCCGCGGCCCGTGTTGGTGGTCGACTTCGGTGCCCAGTATGCGCAATTGATCGCCCGCCGGGTCCGAGAAGCGCGGGTTTTTTCGGAGGTCATCCCGCACTCTGCCTCGATCGAGGAGATCAGGGCCCGTGATCCGCTGGCGCTGGTGCTTTCCGGCGGACCGGCCAGTGTCTACGCCGAGGGTGCTCCACAGCTCGATCCGGCGCTGTTCGACTTGGGCGTCCCGGTGTTCGGCATTTGCTACGGGTTTCAGGCTATGGCCCAGGCGCTCGGGGGGACCGTCGCCCACACCGGCGCCAGCGAATACGGCCGGACTGAACTGAAAGTCCTTGGCGGCGAACTGCATTCGAATCTACCCGGGGTCCAGCCGGTGTGGATGAGCCACGGTGACGCCGTCACCGCCGCACCGGACGGATTCGACGTGGTGGCCAGCAGCCCCGGTGCCCCGGTGGCCGCTTTCGAAGCTCGGGCCCGGCGACTGGCCGGGGTGCAATACCACCCGGAGGTGATGCACACACCGCACGGCCAACAGGTGCTCAGCCGGTTCCTGCACGACTTCGCTGGGATCGGGGCGGAGTGGACACCGGCCAACATCGCCAACGGGTTGATCGAGCGGGTGCGGCGACAGATCGGCGATGGCCGCGCGATCTGCGGGCTGTCCGGCGGGGTGGATTCGGCGGTCGCCGCCGCCCTGGTGCAGCGCGCCATCGGCGATCGGTTGACGTGTGTCTTCGTCGACCACGGGCTATTACGGGCGGGCGAGCGCGAGCAGGTGCAGCGCGATTTTGTGGCGGCCACGGGGGCGCGGCTGGTTACCGTGGACGCCGCGCAGACCTTCCTCGAGGCGCTGTCGGGTGTGAGCAACCCCGAGGGCAAGCGCAAGATCATCGGCCGCCAATTCATCCGGGCGTTCGAAGGAGCGGTGCGGGATGTTTTAGGGGGGCCTAGCCGGCCTAGCCCCGGAGAAGACATTGAGTTTCTGGTGCAGGGCACGCTGTATCCGGACGTGGTGGAATCCGGTGGGGGTAGCGGCACCGCGAACATCAAGAGCCATCACAATGTCGGCGGTCTGCCGGGCGACTTGAAGTTCAAACTCGTCGAGCCGCTGCGGCTGCTGTTCAAAGACGAGGTGCGCGCGGTGGGACGGGAGTTGGGCTTGCCAGAGGAAATCGTTGCGCGCCAGCCGTTTCCGGGCCCGGGTCTGGGTATCCGGATCGTCGGTGAAGTCACCGCTAAGCGGCTGGACACGTTGCGGCGCGCCGACTCGATCGCGCGCGAAGAGCTCACCGCGGCCGGCCTGGACAACCAGATCTGGCAGTGTCCGATTGTGCTGCTGGCCGACGTCCGCTCGGTCGGGGTGCAGGGCGACAACCGCACCTACGGGCACCCGATCGTGCTGCGTCCGGTGTCCAGTGAAGACGCCATGACGGCCGACTGGACTCGGGTGCCCTTCGAAGTGCTGGAACGCATCTCGACTCGCATCACCAACGAGGTCGCCGAGGTCAACCGCGTGGTGCTGGACATCACCAGCAAGCCTCCCGGCACCATCGAGTGGGAGTAGCTCGGCGACGCTTCGTCGGCTGCCACATTGCTAGCTGTGGGACGGGCAGGGTGCCCTAATGCAGCGTGGCGCTGATGTAATGGCGGCCGGCGAACCGGCTGGTGTCGTCGTCGTCGAAAGGCGGCAGCCCGTGGGCCGCAAAGAGTTCCTTTGTGGTGCTGCCCGCGACCTGCCAGCCGTGGCCGGCTAGGTAGCTGTGGGCGTCGTTGCGTTCATCGAAGTAGATCAGCTCGGTCAGGTCGAGATCGAAGCCGCGCGTACGCCACGTTTCGGCGGCGCTTTGCATACGCTTCTTCTTCCTTTGCTCTTCAATCGGGTCGAGCACGAGCGCGCTTTGAGTGGCCAGGCGGCCGCCTGGGGCACTCAGCGCGGTGATCGTGTCGAGCAAGCGGTCCTGCGCTTGCGGTGACAGATAACTGAGCAACCCCTCGGCGCTCCAGGCCGTCGGCCTGGTCGGGTCGAAGCCGGCATCCTTCAAGGCGGTCGGCCAGTCGTGGCGCAGGTCGATGGCCACGGCGCGCCGTTCTGCGGTAGGTTCCGCGTCCAGGTCGGCCAGGGCCTGTGTCTTGAACTCGATGACCCCGGGCTGATCGATCTCGTAGACCACTGTGCCCGCGGGCCAGGGCAATCGGTAAGCGCGGGTGTCAAGGCCGGACGCCAGAATCACCGCCTGCCGAATACCGGCCGTCATAGCGTCACCGAAAAAGTCGTCGTAGAACTTGGTCCGGACCACGATATTGTCGATCATCCACTTACCACCGGTTGCGTGTTCGCCCAGATCCTCCAGCCGCAACTCACCACTGGCCAGCTGAACGAGCAGATCGATTCCGACTGCGCGCACCAGGGGCTCGGCGAACGGATCGTTGATCAACGGACTCTTGGCGTTGGTGGCCATCGCCCGGGCCACGGCGATCATGGTGGCGGTCGCGCCAACGCTCGAGGCCAGATCCCAGGTGTCGTTGTCGATGCGTGTCATCTGTTCTTTTCCCTGTCAGGGCAGTCCTGCTTCACTGTGAAGGCACTTTGGCTAGGTAGCCAGGCTTATCGACCGGTCGCGGCGTGGCCAGGGCAATGTGCATAGACCGTGCGCGCTTGTTGGTCGATTTGCCCTTGGGCCGCCCCTGCGGCAGCGCTAGATTCCCGCGCGTGGTCTGGATTGACGACGAATCGGCGAGCCGATGACAACGGTCGAACAGGCATACCGGATCGCCGAGGGCATCACCCGCGCGGAAGCCAGGAATTTCTATTACGGCATCCGACTCCTGCCGCGGGAAAAGCGGACGGCGATGTGCGCGGTCTATGCGCTCGGCCGGCGGATCGACGATGTCGCCGACGGCGAACTGGCGCCCGCGACCAAGGTCGCCGAGCTGACATCGATCAGGAAATCGCTTGAGAGTATGGATGATTCATCGGATCCGGTGCTGGTCGCGCTGGCCGACGCCGCTCGCCGCTTTCCTATCCCGATTGCGACGTTCGGCGAGCTGATCGACGGCGCCCACATGGATGTCGACGGCGCCGAATACCGCGACTTCGACGAGCTGGTCGCCTACTGCCGCACCGGCGCCGGGGCGACCGGAAGGTTGTGTCTTTCCATCTTCGGACCCGTCAGCCCGACGACGTCGCAATACGCCGACCAGTTGGGAATCGCGTTGTAGCAGACCAATATTCTGCGCGACGTCCGTGAGGACTTTCTGAACGGGCGGATCTATCTGCCGAGCGGGGAACTGGAGCGGTTCGGTGTGGGCCTTCGCCTGGATGACGCGGGGGCACTGGACGACCCCGACGGCCGACTGGCGGCACTGCTACGGTTCAGTGCCGACCGTGCCGCGGACTGGTATTCGCTGGGACTGCGGCTGATTCCACACCTAGACCGCCGCAGCGCCGCCTGCTGCGCGACCATGTCCGCCATCTATCGGCATCAGCTGGCCCTTATCAGAGCGTCGCCGGCGATCGTCTACGACCGGCGGATCTCCCTATCGGGACTCAAGAAGGCCCGGTTGGCGGCCGCGGCACTGGCGTTGTCTGTAACAGGTGTTGGCCATCAGCCGGCCTCGCGGGCCCGCTAGACCGGGCAGCTGACTGCGGTAGCTCGGCGACGCTCTGTCACACCTGCCACATTGGTATCTGTCGGGAGGATGTCCCTTCTCGCCCACCTCAGAGCGACAACTTGTGGGCCGCCCCGAGTTGTCGCTCTGAGGTGGGCAAAGAGGGTGTCTACCGGTCCAGAGACTGCTGTGACAATTGCGACCAGTGCGACTCAGACTGAGTTGACGAATTCGCGCTTGCCGTAGGCAATAGTCGCGGCGGTCCAGCGGCCGCCGGCCTCCTCGACGAGCCGTCGGGCGATACCTAGATCACCGCTGTCGGCAATCAAGATCAGGGTGTGGTCGGTGGTGACGGAGCCGCCCCGCAGCCGTTGGTGCGCGGCCGAATCGGCCACGAAGGCCTCACGGAAGTGTGCGATGTCAATGTCGGGCACGGTGATCATGACTGCGTTCGCCTCGGGCAGGTAGTCGAAGGTCAGCACCGCCTCTTCGTTGAGTTGGTGTCGTAGCGCCTCGGCGACGGTATGCAAGGTGGGCTCGTCGATGACGCACAGATGAAATTCGCGCGCGCTCTCGTCGGTGATTCGCCACAGGCCCTCCGACCAGAACACGCCGTCGACCGGGGTTGACCCCGTCACCACCGCGCCGGTCAAGGCGATCGTCACATCGGCTTGCAGCTCGAACAGCGGCGGCTCGTCGTCGGCAACGAATAGCTCTGCTGGCCGGCAGGTGGGCTCGTCACCGCGGGCCGGAGTGGCCGTCAAAATGCTGCCAAAACACACCATCAGCCACACCAGCACCGAACGCATAAAGCAGCCTCTCACGTTGCTTGACGATTGTCGGAAGGCGGGTGTTTACTCGAACATATATTCGAATAATGTCCTCAAGGAGGCTGGTCATGACTGCTGCTGTCGCCTCTGACCAGCTCGAATCGCTGCGGCGGCGAATGGCCGAGTTATCCGAGGGTTCCGCCCGCTGGGACGACCCGTTGCCGGCCGGGCCGGCACTGTTGCCCCGGGGAACGGTGGCGGTGCTGTCCGGAGCTCGGTCGCTGTTGCTACGCATGGTGGCCGAGGTGACGGCGGCCGGGGGTAATGCCGCTATCGTCGGCCAACCGGATATCGGGCTGCTGGCCGCTGTGGAAATGGGTGCGGATCTGAGCCGTCTCGCGGTGATACCGGATCCCGGAACCGATCCGGTTGAGGTGGCCGCGGTGCTCATCGACGGCATGGATCTGGTGGTGCTCGGTCTGGGTGGGCGTCGGGTGACGCGGACGCGGGCACGGGCAGTGGTGGCCCGTGCCCGCCATAAGGGTTGCACCCTGCTGGTGACCGACGGCGATTGGGAAGGGGCGCCGACGCGGCTTCAGGCCCGGGTTTGCGGCTATGAGATCACGGGGGGCGGCCGTCCAGGGTTCGGCCGGATCAGTGGGGTGCAGTTACAGATCGGCGGGTGTGAACGGACGATCGGCCGAGCGCGTACGGGGTAAGTCGGATGGTCTCTTCGCGAGTGCTGGCGATCTGGTGCATGGACTGGCCCGCGGTCGCGGCGGCCGCGGCCGCGGGCCAGCCCGCGACGGCTACGGTCGCGGTCACGTTGGCAAACCGGGTGATCGCCTGCTCGGCGTCCGCGCGGGCGGCCGGAGTGCGGCGTGGGCTTCGCCGCCGGGAGGCCGCGGCGCGTTGTCCGCAACTGCACGTCGCGACCGCCGACGCCGACCGCGACGCCCGGTTCTTCGAAGGGGTGATCGCGGCGGTGGACGATTTGGTGCCCCACGCCGAGGTGCTGCGGCCCGGGCTCTTGGTATTGCCGGTGCGTGGGGCGGCCCGCTTCTTCGGGTCCGAGGAGCGCGCGGCCGAGCGGCTGATCGACGCGGTGGCCGCGGCCGGCGCCGAGTGTCAGGTCGGGATCGCCGACCAGTTGCCCACCGCGGTTTTCGCCGCGCGCGCCGGCCGCGTCATCGAGCCGGGGCACGACGCGCGGTTTCTGTCGTTGTTGTCGATCCGGCAGCTTGCTACCGAACCGAGCCTGTGCGGTCCAGGGCGCGATGAGCTGACGGATCTGTTGTGGCGCATGGGGATTCGCACCATTGGGCAGTTCGCCGCGCTGTCTCGCACCGACGTGGCTTCCAGGTTCGGCGCCGACGCGGTGGCCGCACACCGGTTCGCCCACGGCGAGCCGGAACGAGCACCCGCTGGGCGCCAGGCGCCGCCGGAACTCGACGCCGTGCTGCACTGTGATCCGCCGATCGACCGGGTTGACGCCGCGGCATTCGCCGGACGCTCGCTGGCCGCCACGCTGCATCGGGCGCTGATGGCCGCCGGCGTGGGATGTACCCGGCTGGCCATTCACGCCGTCACCGCCAATGACGAAGAGCTCAGCAGGGTGTGGCGGTGCGCCGAGCCGTTGACCGAGGACGCCACCGCCGACCGGGTGCGCTGGCAACTGGACGGATGGTTGAGCAACCGGACCACCCAGGAGCGGCCCACCGGGCCGGTGACGCTGTTACGGCTGCAGGCGATAGAGGTGGTGTCCGCCGGGGCGCTGCAGTTGCCGCTATGGGGTGGTCTCGGCGAGGAGGACAGACTTCGGGCCCGCCGGGCGTTGGTGCGGGTCCAGGGTTTACTCGGCCCGGAGGCGGTGCAGGTCCCGGTGCTGTCCGGCGGTCGCGGACCGGCCGAACGCATAACGTTGACGCCACTGGGCGACGAGCCGGTGCCGCAGGCCGACCCGGATCAGCCGTGGCCCGGCCAACTGCCAAATCCGGCGCCGGCGGTGCTGCTCGACGATCCGGTGGAATTGCTTGACGCCCAAGGGAATCCGGTACGAGTGACCAGCCGGGGGATGTTCTCCACCGATCCGGCGCGACTGACCCTCCGCGGTCGGGACGACCAGCTGCGCTGGTGGGCCGGACCGTGGCCGGTCGACGAGCGGTGGTGGGACGACCGGCCTGGGGCCGGTCAAGGGGGTAGCCGCACCGCTCGAGCCCAGGTCTTGCTGGAGAGCGAGCGCGCGCTGCTGCTGTGCTATCGCCAGCGGCGGTGGTACCTGGAGGGGGCCTATGAATAGCCGGGCGTAACTTCAGGCGCCGCTTCCGCCCGCGCCAAGTGTCGCCTGGACGTCCCGCTTCATCGCCACCAGCTGGGCATTCCAATAGCCCCAACTATGCACGCCGTTGCTATCGATATTGAAGGTCGCATTGTGGCCGCCGGCCGCGGTGTAGGCGTCTTTGAAGGCGACGTTGCTTTGCAAGATGATCTGCTCGATCACCTGCCCCGGTACGCTGCCCTCTCCGATCTCCGACGGTGTGCCGTTACCGCTGGAGATCCACAGCCTGGTGTTGTTGGCGGCCAGTCTTCCGGCTTGCACGGTTGGGTCGTTGCGCTGCCACCCAGCGCCGCCGTCGGGTCCCCACATGTCCACGGGATTGAAGCCGCCCTCGTTATTCATCGCAAGCCCGATCAGCATGGGTCCGTTGCCGCTGGAGGGGGTCATGTAAGCCGACAGTGAGCCGGCATAGGCGAATTGTTGCGGGTGATAGGCAGCCAAGATCGTCGCCGACGACCCCGACATCGAGACGCCCACGACGGCATTGCGGGTCGAGCGCACCCCCCGACTCGAAAGGTAGCCCGGCAGTTCGCTGGTCAAAAAGGTTTCCCACTTGTAGGTTTGGCCATTCGCCGAGCCGTACCAGTCGGAGTAAAAACTGGAGCGGCCGCCCACCGGCGCCACCACCGAAAGCCCCGAACCGGCATACTCGTCGAACGCGGGAGTTTCGATATCCCAGCCGCTGCGGTCGTCGCGGGCGCGCAAGCCGTCGAGCAAGTAGATTGCCGGGGCACCTCCGCTCTGAAATTCCACGGTGATGTTGCGGCCCATCGACGCCG is a genomic window containing:
- the guaA gene encoding glutamine-hydrolyzing GMP synthase; protein product: MAPLDLLPVDSASPRPVLVVDFGAQYAQLIARRVREARVFSEVIPHSASIEEIRARDPLALVLSGGPASVYAEGAPQLDPALFDLGVPVFGICYGFQAMAQALGGTVAHTGASEYGRTELKVLGGELHSNLPGVQPVWMSHGDAVTAAPDGFDVVASSPGAPVAAFEARARRLAGVQYHPEVMHTPHGQQVLSRFLHDFAGIGAEWTPANIANGLIERVRRQIGDGRAICGLSGGVDSAVAAALVQRAIGDRLTCVFVDHGLLRAGEREQVQRDFVAATGARLVTVDAAQTFLEALSGVSNPEGKRKIIGRQFIRAFEGAVRDVLGGPSRPSPGEDIEFLVQGTLYPDVVESGGGSGTANIKSHHNVGGLPGDLKFKLVEPLRLLFKDEVRAVGRELGLPEEIVARQPFPGPGLGIRIVGEVTAKRLDTLRRADSIAREELTAAGLDNQIWQCPIVLLADVRSVGVQGDNRTYGHPIVLRPVSSEDAMTADWTRVPFEVLERISTRITNEVAEVNRVVLDITSKPPGTIEWE
- a CDS encoding class I SAM-dependent methyltransferase, yielding MTRIDNDTWDLASSVGATATMIAVARAMATNAKSPLINDPFAEPLVRAVGIDLLVQLASGELRLEDLGEHATGGKWMIDNIVVRTKFYDDFFGDAMTAGIRQAVILASGLDTRAYRLPWPAGTVVYEIDQPGVIEFKTQALADLDAEPTAERRAVAIDLRHDWPTALKDAGFDPTRPTAWSAEGLLSYLSPQAQDRLLDTITALSAPGGRLATQSALVLDPIEEQRKKKRMQSAAETWRTRGFDLDLTELIYFDERNDAHSYLAGHGWQVAGSTTKELFAAHGLPPFDDDDTSRFAGRHYISATLH
- a CDS encoding DNA polymerase Y family protein, with the protein product MVSSRVLAIWCMDWPAVAAAAAAGQPATATVAVTLANRVIACSASARAAGVRRGLRRREAAARCPQLHVATADADRDARFFEGVIAAVDDLVPHAEVLRPGLLVLPVRGAARFFGSEERAAERLIDAVAAAGAECQVGIADQLPTAVFAARAGRVIEPGHDARFLSLLSIRQLATEPSLCGPGRDELTDLLWRMGIRTIGQFAALSRTDVASRFGADAVAAHRFAHGEPERAPAGRQAPPELDAVLHCDPPIDRVDAAAFAGRSLAATLHRALMAAGVGCTRLAIHAVTANDEELSRVWRCAEPLTEDATADRVRWQLDGWLSNRTTQERPTGPVTLLRLQAIEVVSAGALQLPLWGGLGEEDRLRARRALVRVQGLLGPEAVQVPVLSGGRGPAERITLTPLGDEPVPQADPDQPWPGQLPNPAPAVLLDDPVELLDAQGNPVRVTSRGMFSTDPARLTLRGRDDQLRWWAGPWPVDERWWDDRPGAGQGGSRTARAQVLLESERALLLCYRQRRWYLEGAYE
- a CDS encoding esterase family protein, whose protein sequence is MVKDCWTRRLMVTGIAVATLPGLVGVFGGAAPARAAAPEFLQVPSASMGRNITVEFQSGGAPAIYLLDGLRARDDRSGWDIETPAFDEYAGSGLSVVAPVGGRSSFYSDWYGSANGQTYKWETFLTSELPGYLSSRGVRSTRNAVVGVSMSGSSATILAAYHPQQFAYAGSLSAYMTPSSGNGPMLIGLAMNNEGGFNPVDMWGPDGGAGWQRNDPTVQAGRLAANNTRLWISSGNGTPSEIGEGSVPGQVIEQIILQSNVAFKDAYTAAGGHNATFNIDSNGVHSWGYWNAQLVAMKRDVQATLGAGGSGA